A genome region from Marinobacter panjinensis includes the following:
- the dinG gene encoding ATP-dependent DNA helicase DinG, with translation MALSEDVKQQIQQTYRDVLAGKDIRARYGQRLMIAEIARYMGDITENDGQRTSPAGACVVEAGTGTGKTLAYLIAAIPVARALGKTLVISTATVALQDQIVHKDLPDLKKHSKQDFTWTLAKGRGRYLCMSRLEARLHDEGNGDSDTMPLFLLDGPGKEEPGTRAFFEDMLASYGSRKWDGDRDHWPDQIPDDVWRQVTTDHRQCTNRHCSYFDSCAFFDARKDLDDADIVVANHDLVLADLALGGGAILPEPENALFIFDEAHHLPDKALNHFAASVPLYSTRQWLKQLSQALGKMQPFLTPGTQAAKTIDRISSASRELDVTLAKVYEEAEQNTGWEFNEERRSAQWRYPEGALPETLAELAVEARIATATLTRQLGAMVDELQTAFDERKASDVDRDTAESWYPVIGSFHSRAEDQLRLWAAWSDNPGQPAEDPEKSEDDAARQTKRSGPPAARWAVRQRWEHAEDITLYSSPVLADNLLYSRLWSRAYGAVLTSATLTALGRFDRLKARAGLPETSRFVVVPSSFRYGEMATVEVPAMTAMPTDDSFTDQVVSRLPNLWAGEKATLVLFTSRKQMKLVRDALAPEYPELITTQDDMAKGEVLRRHCSRVDEGLPSVLFGVASFAEGIDLPGKYLSHVVITRLPFSVPDDPIEASLAEWVTHRGGNPFMEITVPDASIKLVQAVGRLLRTESDTGRVTILDRRIIARRYGQLLLDALPPFRRIIEP, from the coding sequence ATGGCACTTTCCGAGGACGTCAAACAGCAGATTCAGCAGACCTATCGCGACGTGCTGGCCGGCAAGGACATACGCGCGCGCTACGGCCAGCGTCTGATGATTGCCGAGATCGCGCGCTACATGGGTGATATCACCGAGAATGACGGCCAGCGTACGTCACCGGCGGGCGCCTGTGTGGTGGAGGCGGGTACCGGTACCGGCAAAACCCTGGCCTACCTGATTGCCGCCATTCCCGTCGCCCGGGCGCTGGGCAAAACCTTGGTGATCTCCACCGCAACCGTGGCCCTGCAGGACCAGATTGTGCACAAGGACCTGCCGGACCTGAAGAAGCACAGCAAACAGGATTTCACCTGGACCCTGGCCAAGGGCCGTGGCCGCTACCTGTGCATGTCCCGCCTGGAAGCGCGCCTGCACGACGAGGGCAACGGCGACAGCGATACCATGCCGCTGTTCCTGCTGGACGGTCCCGGCAAGGAAGAGCCCGGTACCCGGGCGTTCTTCGAGGACATGCTGGCCAGCTACGGTTCCCGCAAGTGGGACGGTGACCGCGACCACTGGCCGGACCAGATCCCCGATGATGTCTGGCGCCAGGTCACCACCGACCACCGCCAGTGCACCAATCGCCACTGCAGTTATTTCGACAGCTGCGCCTTCTTCGACGCCCGTAAGGATCTGGATGACGCCGATATTGTGGTGGCCAACCACGATCTGGTGCTGGCGGATCTGGCCCTTGGCGGTGGCGCCATTCTGCCGGAGCCGGAGAACGCCCTGTTTATTTTCGACGAGGCCCATCACCTGCCGGACAAGGCGCTCAACCACTTTGCAGCGTCGGTGCCGCTTTACTCCACACGCCAGTGGCTCAAGCAATTGTCCCAGGCCCTGGGCAAGATGCAGCCGTTCCTGACGCCCGGAACCCAGGCGGCAAAAACCATCGACCGAATCAGCTCCGCCTCCCGGGAGCTGGATGTCACCCTTGCGAAGGTCTACGAGGAAGCAGAGCAGAACACCGGGTGGGAGTTCAACGAAGAACGCCGGTCTGCCCAGTGGCGATACCCCGAAGGCGCATTGCCTGAGACACTGGCGGAACTGGCGGTGGAAGCCCGTATAGCCACGGCAACGCTCACGCGTCAGCTTGGCGCAATGGTGGATGAACTACAGACGGCCTTTGACGAGCGCAAGGCCAGCGATGTAGACCGGGACACGGCGGAGTCCTGGTATCCGGTGATTGGCTCCTTCCATAGCCGTGCAGAGGATCAGCTACGGTTGTGGGCGGCCTGGAGCGATAATCCCGGACAGCCGGCCGAAGATCCGGAAAAGAGCGAAGACGATGCCGCAAGGCAAACGAAGCGTTCCGGCCCACCTGCGGCCCGCTGGGCGGTGCGGCAACGCTGGGAGCACGCAGAAGACATCACCCTCTACAGCAGTCCGGTACTGGCGGATAACCTGTTGTATTCCAGACTCTGGTCCCGAGCCTATGGGGCGGTGCTGACCAGTGCGACCCTGACGGCCCTGGGCCGGTTCGACCGACTGAAGGCCCGGGCCGGCCTGCCGGAAACCAGCCGCTTTGTGGTGGTGCCCAGCTCATTCCGCTATGGCGAAATGGCAACGGTGGAAGTGCCGGCCATGACCGCCATGCCCACCGACGACAGCTTTACCGATCAGGTGGTGTCGCGGCTGCCTAACCTTTGGGCCGGTGAGAAGGCAACCCTGGTGCTGTTTACTTCACGCAAACAGATGAAACTGGTCCGGGACGCTCTGGCACCGGAATACCCGGAGCTGATCACTACCCAGGACGACATGGCGAAAGGGGAGGTTCTGCGCCGCCACTGCAGTCGTGTGGACGAGGGGCTGCCCAGCGTTCTGTTCGGCGTTGCCAGCTTTGCCGAGGGCATCGACCTGCCAGGCAAATACCTGAGCCACGTGGTGATTACGCGGCTGCCGTTCTCGGTGCCGGATGACCCCATCGAGGCCAGCCTGGCGGAATGGGTGACCCACCGGGGCGGCAATCCGTTTATGGAAATCACCGTGCCTGATGCGTCCATCAAACTGGTCCAGGCGGTTGGGCGCCTGTTGCGGACCGAGTCCGACACGGGTCGGGTCACCATACTGGATCGCCGCATCATCGCCCGCCGTTACGGGCAGTTGCTGCTGGATGCTCTGCCGCCTTTCCGGCGTATTATCGAACCATAA
- a CDS encoding general secretion pathway protein GspB — protein sequence MSYILDALRKSETERRQGRVPDLGQQVQMIHKPKRKSVPVMVWVALGLVLNAVILAWAFWPRASVTAIQEPAGTSEKTATSRAEAEPVASEQEPVKAEPELSSSPATTSTRRADTLDNAIEIPVPKVTEAPVEEASRERPTVIVPTPREPRAVNPSNRADSDAPAERTPHLVELPLSFQKRVPDLIFNSHIYASEPSSRRVMINDNYLRPGESFSGITVERITEEGVELSMDGRRFRVGVVRNWVSPK from the coding sequence ATGTCCTATATTCTTGATGCATTGAGAAAGTCGGAGACGGAACGCCGTCAGGGCCGGGTGCCGGATCTGGGCCAACAGGTCCAGATGATCCACAAACCCAAGAGAAAATCCGTACCGGTAATGGTGTGGGTTGCCCTTGGTCTTGTGCTTAACGCTGTCATTCTGGCCTGGGCGTTCTGGCCCCGGGCCTCCGTAACCGCGATACAGGAGCCTGCCGGTACCTCTGAAAAGACTGCCACGTCCCGCGCAGAAGCCGAGCCGGTTGCGTCTGAACAGGAGCCGGTTAAAGCCGAGCCGGAGCTTTCGTCTTCACCCGCGACGACATCGACGAGGCGAGCTGATACGCTGGACAATGCCATCGAGATACCCGTCCCCAAAGTAACGGAGGCTCCGGTTGAAGAAGCGAGCCGCGAGCGGCCCACGGTTATCGTGCCGACACCCCGTGAACCCAGGGCCGTTAATCCGTCCAACAGGGCCGACAGCGATGCGCCAGCAGAACGCACTCCACACCTTGTAGAGCTTCCATTGTCATTCCAGAAAAGGGTACCTGACCTGATTTTCAACAGTCATATCTATGCGTCCGAGCCATCCTCCAGACGGGTGATGATCAATGACAATTACCTGCGACCCGGGGAGTCGTTCTCCGGCATTACCGTTGAGCGAATTACCGAGGAAGGTGTTGAGCTGAGCATGGATGGCCGTCGATTCCGCGTGGGCGTTGTGCGGAACTGGGTGAGCCCCAAGTAA
- a CDS encoding AAA family ATPase, translating into MYYDFFGFREPPFSIAPDPRYLYLSERHKEALAHLMYGVQGQGGFIVITGEVGTGKTTVSRCFIENVPGHVDIALILNPRLSARELLSSICDELEIAHPVGSSIKELVGLINDDLLKAHAAGRHKVLMIDEAQNLSAEVLEQLRLLTNLETAEKKLLQIVLLGQPELQDILELPELRQLNQRVTARYHLDALGREEIEAYLRYRLSVAGLRGEIFTDGATRALYRASHGVPRLINLISDRALLGAYAEGEHQISAGHIRTAAREVNGNRARRGSGVFSGIPDILLVAASLVIAVIMTAWALDRLPGAGWMTPDASAGADSDVLSGTIERVEPLAELMQEPSAEPMQEPSEEPLPELSTGPSPEREIPAEDPLPGFEFPANTLSLPAAFRELFSVWGREYSTADNPVACRYAEEEGLRCLENRGSRRSLEYLNRPAILQLRNGDGDSRYAVLSGLDKNRATIELPDGQREVSFSSLEPYWFGEFTVLWEAPSHIQQSGDGANDDISEQIWMGSRMMELASRYSGSREEENRVNRMPKEEQIRWYQGQKGLTVDGIAGAMTIIQMNNDLESDGPRLSSGGMVN; encoded by the coding sequence ATGTACTACGATTTCTTCGGTTTTCGGGAACCCCCGTTTTCGATAGCCCCCGATCCCCGCTACCTGTACCTCAGCGAGCGCCACAAGGAAGCGCTGGCGCACCTGATGTATGGCGTACAGGGGCAGGGCGGTTTCATCGTGATCACCGGTGAAGTTGGCACCGGCAAGACCACGGTCAGCCGCTGTTTTATCGAGAATGTTCCGGGCCATGTGGATATCGCGCTGATCCTGAACCCACGGTTGTCCGCCCGTGAGTTGTTGTCCTCCATCTGCGATGAACTGGAGATCGCCCACCCGGTAGGGTCGTCTATCAAGGAACTGGTGGGGCTGATCAACGATGATCTGCTCAAGGCCCATGCCGCCGGTCGTCACAAGGTTCTGATGATCGACGAAGCCCAGAACCTGTCTGCCGAGGTACTGGAGCAACTGCGCCTGCTGACCAACCTGGAAACCGCTGAGAAAAAGCTGTTGCAGATTGTACTGCTGGGCCAGCCGGAACTGCAGGACATTCTGGAGTTGCCGGAGTTGCGGCAGTTGAATCAGCGGGTCACGGCCCGTTATCACCTGGACGCTCTGGGCCGTGAGGAGATAGAAGCCTACTTGCGCTACCGGCTCAGTGTTGCCGGCCTTCGCGGTGAGATCTTCACCGATGGGGCAACGCGGGCGTTGTACCGAGCCAGCCACGGAGTGCCCCGGCTGATCAACCTGATCAGCGATCGGGCATTACTGGGGGCTTATGCGGAAGGCGAGCACCAGATCAGTGCTGGCCATATACGCACCGCAGCCCGTGAAGTGAACGGCAACCGGGCCCGCCGAGGTTCTGGCGTGTTTTCCGGCATACCCGACATTTTGCTGGTGGCGGCCAGCCTGGTGATCGCCGTTATCATGACCGCCTGGGCGCTGGACCGTTTGCCAGGGGCCGGCTGGATGACCCCCGACGCGTCCGCCGGAGCAGACAGCGACGTCCTGTCCGGCACCATTGAGCGTGTGGAGCCGTTAGCGGAGCTTATGCAAGAGCCATCAGCGGAACCTATGCAAGAGCCATCAGAGGAACCATTACCGGAGCTCTCAACAGGGCCTTCCCCAGAGCGGGAAATACCAGCGGAGGATCCTCTACCAGGCTTTGAGTTTCCCGCGAACACGCTGTCTCTGCCAGCAGCCTTCCGGGAGTTGTTCAGTGTGTGGGGAAGGGAATACAGCACCGCCGACAATCCGGTGGCCTGTCGTTATGCCGAGGAGGAGGGCCTGCGCTGCCTTGAGAACCGGGGCTCGCGCAGGAGCCTGGAATACCTGAACCGGCCTGCCATTTTGCAACTTCGCAATGGTGACGGTGACAGCCGTTACGCAGTACTGAGTGGCCTCGATAAGAACCGTGCCACCATTGAGCTTCCGGATGGCCAGCGGGAAGTAAGCTTTTCCAGCCTGGAGCCCTATTGGTTCGGCGAGTTCACGGTGTTGTGGGAAGCGCCGTCCCATATTCAGCAGAGCGGGGACGGCGCTAACGACGACATTTCAGAGCAGATATGGATGGGCTCGCGGATGATGGAGCTGGCCAGCCGTTATTCCGGTTCCCGTGAAGAGGAAAATCGCGTAAACCGAATGCCCAAGGAAGAGCAAATTCGCTGGTACCAGGGGCAGAAAGGCCTGACGGTGGACGGCATTGCCGGTGCCATGACCATCATCCAGATGAATAATGACCTGGAATCCGATGGTCCCCGGCTCAGTTCGGGGGGGATGGTTAACTGA
- a CDS encoding DUF3336 domain-containing protein produces the protein MVDDRIRKFRKMLAEAPNYEVWKAAALELDFLEGNVEWKEDFASDLYHYELIYDRLSNLRSYRQQNDFERLKRALREGLHHDLGNMGNTALYTRSHVGTKHLIEEYITQVCESLDFLCDTRVPGFPVADKLQFFRDTLTSYGRPALLLSGGATLGMFHFGVIKALWEKGLLPQVIAGSSIGAIIAGILGVHSDAEVPEMLVPENHDLKAWKWRGLFSAIRGHGLMDQEQLKTCLRANIGEYTFEEAFQKSGRSINVSVSPVQAHQKARLLCGYTSPYLLVWSAVLASAAVPGIFPPVPLMKKDIEGNILPYMPRLKFVDGSVVSDLPIERLMHLYDVNFTVVSQTNPHVVPFLNRRGRDEKVSLASLPVHLLKSEIQFHGQGIFDYLRKRVQPEILRQLSGQMHTIMGQRYSGDVTISPSYRLKDYRRMLANPDPVWVREMILQGERATWPKISMIRSHARISKTLERCIHRLKTEQRRSTAELRLVSSADSGTS, from the coding sequence ATGGTCGATGACCGTATCCGTAAGTTCCGCAAGATGCTGGCGGAGGCGCCCAATTACGAGGTGTGGAAGGCAGCAGCTCTGGAACTGGATTTTCTGGAAGGCAATGTGGAATGGAAAGAGGACTTTGCCTCTGACCTTTACCACTATGAACTGATTTACGACCGCCTCAGCAACCTTCGCAGCTACCGCCAGCAGAACGATTTCGAGCGCCTGAAGCGTGCTCTGAGGGAAGGTCTCCATCACGACCTCGGCAACATGGGCAACACCGCTCTGTACACCCGGTCTCATGTGGGTACCAAGCATCTTATCGAGGAATACATCACCCAGGTTTGTGAGTCCCTGGATTTCCTGTGCGATACACGAGTGCCCGGCTTCCCCGTTGCCGACAAGCTGCAGTTCTTCCGCGATACCCTCACCAGTTATGGCCGGCCAGCGCTTTTATTAAGCGGCGGTGCAACCCTGGGTATGTTTCATTTCGGGGTGATCAAGGCGCTCTGGGAAAAGGGCCTGTTGCCACAGGTGATTGCCGGCTCCAGCATCGGCGCCATTATTGCGGGCATACTGGGTGTCCACAGCGATGCCGAAGTACCGGAAATGCTGGTGCCGGAGAATCATGATCTCAAGGCCTGGAAATGGCGCGGCCTGTTCAGTGCCATTCGTGGCCACGGCCTGATGGACCAGGAGCAGCTGAAAACCTGCCTGCGGGCCAACATCGGGGAATACACGTTCGAGGAAGCCTTCCAGAAGAGCGGTCGCTCCATCAATGTGAGCGTGTCGCCGGTTCAAGCGCATCAAAAAGCCCGCTTGCTGTGTGGTTACACCTCTCCCTACCTGCTGGTCTGGAGCGCGGTTCTGGCCAGTGCGGCAGTACCCGGTATTTTCCCGCCGGTACCGCTGATGAAAAAAGACATCGAGGGCAACATCCTGCCATACATGCCACGTCTGAAATTCGTGGACGGTTCTGTGGTCAGCGACCTGCCCATTGAACGGCTGATGCACCTGTACGATGTGAATTTCACCGTTGTCAGCCAGACCAATCCCCACGTGGTGCCGTTTCTCAATCGACGTGGTCGCGACGAGAAGGTCAGCCTCGCCAGCCTGCCCGTGCACCTGCTGAAATCGGAAATCCAGTTTCATGGCCAGGGCATTTTCGATTATCTGCGCAAAAGGGTGCAGCCAGAGATCCTGCGGCAGCTGTCAGGCCAGATGCATACCATCATGGGGCAGCGGTATTCCGGTGATGTGACCATTTCACCATCATACCGTCTGAAGGATTACCGCCGTATGCTGGCCAATCCCGATCCGGTCTGGGTGCGTGAGATGATACTGCAGGGAGAACGGGCAACCTGGCCGAAGATCTCGATGATCCGCTCCCATGCCCGGATTTCGAAGACGCTGGAGCGCTGTATTCACAGGCTGAAAACGGAACAGCGCCGTTCTACGGCTGAGTTAAGACTGGTAAGCAGTGCGGATTCCGGCACATCATGA
- a CDS encoding MlaA family lipoprotein: MRQFFFRPSLFGALFALFLFAGGATAQTVQPANPDIAGQKVGAPASEVDPYENWNRKVYRFNETIDNWLLRPVANGYRNIMPGFADRGVTNFFNNLTELRNFANSIFQLKGESAVVAAGRFTYNTVFGLGGFIDVATKFELPERPEDFGQTLGYWGLESGPYLMLPLLGPSSPRDFGGFATDMLVLPSARDLAESPDIYYARALQVVDKRADLIPAEAFMSGDNYTFVRNAYLQRRAYLINDGRTVNDPFASGDDEDLMLEDF, encoded by the coding sequence ATGAGACAATTTTTTTTCCGGCCCTCTTTATTCGGCGCCTTGTTTGCACTGTTCCTGTTTGCTGGTGGCGCAACTGCCCAAACTGTCCAGCCTGCCAATCCGGACATAGCTGGTCAGAAAGTTGGTGCCCCGGCCAGTGAGGTTGATCCCTACGAGAACTGGAACCGCAAGGTATACCGTTTCAATGAAACCATTGATAACTGGTTGCTGAGGCCGGTTGCCAACGGTTACCGCAACATTATGCCGGGTTTCGCTGACCGTGGGGTAACCAACTTTTTCAACAACCTTACGGAACTTCGCAACTTTGCCAACAGTATCTTCCAGCTCAAGGGCGAATCGGCGGTGGTTGCCGCAGGGCGGTTTACCTACAACACCGTTTTTGGGCTTGGTGGATTCATCGACGTGGCCACCAAGTTTGAACTGCCAGAACGGCCCGAGGACTTTGGTCAGACACTGGGCTACTGGGGCTTGGAATCCGGTCCGTATCTGATGCTTCCGTTGTTGGGGCCGTCGAGTCCCAGGGACTTTGGCGGTTTCGCCACAGATATGCTGGTATTGCCCTCAGCCCGGGACCTCGCGGAAAGCCCGGATATCTACTATGCCAGGGCGTTGCAGGTTGTGGACAAGCGTGCCGACCTGATCCCCGCAGAAGCCTTCATGTCTGGTGATAACTATACATTTGTGCGGAACGCCTACCTTCAGCGCCGTGCCTATCTGATTAACGATGGCCGGACAGTGAATGATCCATTTGCCAGCGGCGATGATGAGGATCTGATGCTCGAGGATTTCTGA
- a CDS encoding acyl-CoA thioesterase yields the protein MSVPGNLVSTISMPLRWGDMDAYGHANNTVFFRFFEEARITWLASLELGAENDPDGPIIIKTSATFLKELSHPATVAVRTYADKAGNSSLDTYHIVTDIESGELYAEGYAKIVWFDRTNRKSMALPDKLRALAAG from the coding sequence ATGTCAGTACCCGGAAATCTTGTCAGCACCATCTCCATGCCACTACGCTGGGGTGATATGGACGCATACGGTCACGCCAACAATACGGTTTTTTTCCGCTTCTTCGAAGAAGCCCGCATTACCTGGTTAGCATCCCTTGAGCTGGGTGCAGAAAACGACCCCGATGGCCCGATCATTATAAAGACCAGCGCCACCTTTCTGAAGGAGCTTTCGCACCCGGCAACCGTCGCGGTAAGAACATACGCTGATAAGGCAGGCAATTCCAGCCTCGACACCTATCACATCGTGACCGATATCGAGAGCGGGGAGCTTTACGCGGAAGGCTACGCAAAGATAGTCTGGTTTGATCGCACCAATCGCAAGTCCATGGCTCTGCCAGACAAACTCAGGGCGCTGGCGGCCGGCTGA
- a CDS encoding beta-ketoacyl-ACP synthase III, whose translation MIRAVISGTGLYTPPATITNDELVEAFNAFVELHNARHADDIASGDVEPLQPSSSAFIEKASGIKRRHVIDKEGILDPERMCPNIPDRSNDEPSVQCEMSIAACNEALQQAGKSASDVDAVIVACSNMQRPYPAISVEVQDALGIEGFAYDMNVACSSATFGLQAAVNAVENGTARAVLVVSPEICSGHLNFRDRDSHFIFGDACTAILVERDADVAENQGFEILGTSLLTKFSNNIRNNFGFLNRGDESGINKPDKLFVQQGRKVFKEVSPLVAETILKQLSSLSLAPDDLKRMWLHQANLNMNQLIARKVLGRDADTEEAPVILDEYANTSSAGSIIAFHKHKDDFTAGDLGVICSFGAGYSIGSVVVRRR comes from the coding sequence GTGATTAGAGCCGTTATCAGCGGGACCGGGTTGTACACACCGCCAGCAACCATTACCAACGACGAGCTGGTGGAGGCATTCAATGCCTTCGTGGAACTCCACAATGCCCGTCATGCCGACGACATCGCCAGCGGGGATGTGGAGCCACTTCAGCCTTCCTCTTCTGCATTTATCGAGAAAGCCTCGGGCATCAAGCGCCGCCATGTCATCGACAAGGAAGGCATTCTGGACCCGGAGCGGATGTGCCCCAATATACCGGACCGCAGCAACGACGAACCGTCGGTGCAGTGTGAGATGTCGATTGCAGCCTGCAACGAGGCACTGCAACAAGCCGGCAAGTCTGCCTCTGATGTGGATGCCGTTATCGTTGCCTGTTCCAACATGCAGCGCCCGTACCCGGCCATTTCAGTCGAAGTTCAGGATGCCCTTGGCATTGAAGGCTTCGCCTACGACATGAATGTGGCCTGCAGCTCAGCCACCTTCGGCCTGCAGGCAGCGGTCAATGCTGTCGAAAATGGCACAGCCAGGGCTGTGCTGGTGGTAAGCCCGGAAATCTGCTCCGGCCACCTGAATTTCCGCGACCGCGACAGTCACTTCATTTTCGGCGATGCCTGCACCGCCATCCTGGTTGAACGGGACGCCGATGTAGCTGAAAATCAGGGTTTCGAAATACTGGGAACCAGCCTGCTGACGAAGTTCTCCAATAACATCCGCAATAACTTCGGTTTCCTGAACCGGGGTGATGAGTCCGGGATCAACAAGCCGGACAAGCTGTTTGTCCAGCAGGGCCGGAAGGTGTTCAAGGAAGTATCGCCGCTGGTGGCGGAGACCATCCTCAAGCAGCTGTCCAGCCTGTCGCTGGCGCCGGATGACCTCAAGCGCATGTGGCTGCACCAGGCCAACCTGAACATGAATCAGCTGATTGCCCGCAAGGTACTCGGGCGTGATGCGGATACGGAAGAGGCGCCGGTCATTCTGGACGAATACGCCAACACCAGTTCTGCCGGTTCCATCATTGCTTTCCACAAGCACAAGGATGATTTTACCGCTGGCGATCTGGGTGTCATCTGCTCGTTTGGTGCCGGCTACTCCATCGGCAGCGTTGTGGTTCGCCGCCGATAG